A genomic window from Pelagicoccus albus includes:
- a CDS encoding response regulator: protein MTETETIETIKVMIADDHPPMRMGLISLINSQKGMSVIAEASDGEEAVEVYEDTKPDVVLMDLRMPGMGGADAILQIRKQYPDARIIVLSTFDWDEDIHRALQSGAASYLLKDMPIEDIAETVRNVFRGEASLPDSVAQRLKERSKRDQLTERERDVLEALTKGRSNKEIASRLSISEETVKSHLKTLFSKLHVRDRTEAAIEAIRHGIIHLD, encoded by the coding sequence ATGACAGAGACAGAAACGATTGAGACGATAAAAGTGATGATCGCCGATGACCATCCCCCCATGCGCATGGGCTTGATTTCCCTCATAAATAGCCAGAAAGGCATGTCTGTCATCGCCGAAGCCTCCGATGGGGAGGAAGCGGTAGAAGTCTACGAAGACACCAAACCTGACGTAGTGCTCATGGATCTGCGTATGCCGGGAATGGGTGGAGCGGATGCCATCTTGCAAATCCGCAAGCAATACCCGGACGCCCGGATTATCGTTCTCTCAACTTTCGACTGGGATGAGGATATTCATCGAGCCCTCCAATCCGGAGCCGCGTCCTACCTGCTCAAAGACATGCCCATCGAGGATATCGCCGAGACAGTGCGAAACGTTTTTCGAGGCGAGGCATCACTACCTGACAGCGTCGCCCAACGCCTGAAAGAGCGGTCAAAACGAGATCAACTAACCGAGCGCGAACGCGACGTGCTCGAAGCCCTTACCAAAGGAAGAAGCAACAAGGAGATCGCCTCGCGCCTTTCCATTTCGGAAGAAACCGTCAAATCCCACCTCAAAACGCTCTTCTCGAAACTGCACGTCCGAGACCGAACCGAAGCCGCCATCGAAGCAATCCGCCACGGCATTATTCACCTGGACTGA
- a CDS encoding amidase, with the protein MTSDLFCRSAFRFFNRSLLAAFIWAVATVSPTWGQVEQEVEPALSAESIASAAEVLGLSYDEAELELMREDVSGRLSDYERIRAIALDNAIPPALVFNPLPEGFVMPSGPSELSWVQSEEVLVPDDNNELAFYTVAELGELLRTRKITSLELTEFFLDRLKKHDPALQCVITLTEERALAQASRADAEIAAGDYRGPLHGIPYGAKDLLAVPGYPTTWGAKPFEHQEREELATVIEKLDEAGAVLVAKLTMGALAWGDVWYGGKTKNPWDLEQGSSGSSAGPASATAAGLVPFAIGTETWGSIVSPSNRCGVTGLRPTFGRVSRYGAMALSWSMDKIGPMARSVEDCALVFSVIQGVDTKDASTFEAPFSYSDDPIDLSKVRFGFVEAEFEKEREGKEQDLATLDKLRELGAKFEAVTLPSSLPTRALSLIFTVEAATAFDELTLSNQDDELVRQTENAYPNVFRAARLIPAVEYLKANRLRQVLIQEMDTLMQEIDVLVSPSFGSDQLLMTNLTGHPCVVLPNGFDESGHPKSITFVGKLFDEETLLSVAAAYQESTDFHQKHPAPFLD; encoded by the coding sequence ATGACCTCCGACCTGTTTTGCCGCTCCGCATTCCGATTTTTCAACCGCTCCCTGTTAGCTGCATTTATCTGGGCAGTTGCTACAGTTTCACCGACTTGGGGGCAGGTTGAGCAGGAAGTCGAACCGGCTTTAAGCGCCGAATCGATTGCGAGCGCCGCAGAGGTGCTTGGGTTGAGCTATGATGAGGCCGAGTTGGAACTAATGCGTGAAGATGTGTCGGGGCGCCTAAGCGATTACGAACGGATTCGAGCCATCGCTTTAGACAACGCGATTCCTCCAGCTCTCGTTTTTAACCCATTGCCCGAAGGCTTTGTAATGCCTTCGGGACCCTCTGAGCTCAGCTGGGTACAGTCGGAAGAGGTATTGGTGCCTGACGACAATAATGAATTGGCTTTTTATACGGTTGCGGAACTGGGCGAGTTGCTGCGGACGCGGAAGATTACATCGCTCGAATTGACGGAGTTCTTTTTGGACCGCTTGAAGAAGCATGATCCCGCTTTGCAGTGCGTGATCACATTGACGGAAGAAAGGGCTTTAGCTCAAGCCAGCCGGGCGGACGCAGAAATCGCTGCTGGCGATTACAGGGGGCCGTTGCACGGGATTCCTTATGGAGCGAAAGATCTTTTGGCTGTGCCCGGTTATCCGACCACTTGGGGAGCGAAGCCATTTGAGCACCAGGAGCGGGAGGAGCTCGCCACCGTGATAGAGAAGCTTGATGAAGCGGGAGCCGTGCTAGTTGCCAAGCTGACAATGGGAGCCCTCGCTTGGGGGGATGTCTGGTATGGGGGCAAGACCAAGAATCCGTGGGATCTGGAGCAAGGTTCCTCTGGATCGTCTGCAGGTCCGGCCTCGGCTACTGCGGCGGGCTTGGTGCCATTTGCTATCGGAACGGAGACTTGGGGTTCCATTGTATCGCCTTCCAATCGCTGCGGAGTAACGGGACTGAGGCCGACTTTTGGGCGAGTCAGTCGCTACGGGGCGATGGCTTTGAGCTGGAGCATGGATAAGATCGGCCCGATGGCTCGCAGCGTAGAGGACTGTGCTCTTGTTTTCTCCGTTATCCAAGGAGTGGATACCAAAGATGCTTCGACGTTCGAAGCTCCCTTCTCTTACAGCGATGATCCGATCGATCTGTCGAAGGTGAGGTTCGGTTTTGTGGAAGCGGAGTTTGAAAAGGAGCGGGAAGGGAAGGAGCAGGATCTAGCGACGCTGGATAAATTGCGTGAGCTGGGAGCCAAATTCGAAGCGGTCACGCTGCCCTCGTCGCTCCCGACGCGGGCCTTATCTCTTATTTTTACGGTAGAAGCCGCGACTGCCTTCGATGAGCTTACCCTTTCTAACCAAGATGACGAGCTCGTCCGTCAGACCGAAAACGCTTATCCAAATGTTTTCCGTGCGGCTCGTTTGATTCCGGCGGTGGAGTACTTGAAGGCAAACCGTTTGCGGCAGGTTTTGATTCAGGAAATGGATACGCTGATGCAGGAAATCGACGTGTTGGTGAGTCCTAGTTTTGGAAGCGATCAGCTTTTGATGACTAACCTCACAGGGCATCCGTGCGTAGTGCTTCCGAATGGATTCGATGAGTCCGGGCATCCTAAAAGCATCACTTTTGTCGGGAAATTGTTCGACGAAGAGACGCTATTATCGGTGGCGGCTGCGTATCAGGAGTCTACCGATTTTCACCAAAAGCATCCGGCACCGTTTCTGGATTGA
- a CDS encoding RICIN domain-containing protein produces the protein MKTSNRQISPFRPKIVLGRKAIRKLASPVLALALASVSVAQDRTVLFDVDAEGEAKRIETWGLDTAWLDAGNVIRGVEFMGKPQVDVIRFSFTGDRALVNGDLESSRQAEFDERMRIVDTYTESDTELYFNNDSDGIDSYFQGTNGVEPERWVELIDLTRRKAEAAGRTVVSVAPFNEPDLLENNLGTVDSLKEICEIIKNDTRYKDEWSDIRLSGGNTLNNDLAIAWYSQLKTVVDEGTTHQLAGNFDTYAAFFEYVSENGGLGTNDELHNVMEAMVGAEYGMNAGIWWGSAEYARGEFVKTSDGQRLGYAEHRTNWTAASVYRGLDGKVQAFVGESERQARPTTYLFVSKDRDVYFDGVGPQRSYLVSTTGGTGYQTENHHNAERVVHVTWGEDIQPEIAGRYTLVNRHSGMVLEVAGGSTENGANFQQGEANYEAYQSWLVNRVPKTVGGDWTYFSIKPYHASEKTGDVWNWNLDAGADVRLYDYGAGSNQQWILEYVENGYFTIRSRYSGKYLEVAGGSSAAGANVQLGNGNGEAYQQWRLIPAGAMVESDAPVSPGGLTAIQQSASVRLEWLANTESDLKGYNVYRSTDPDSGYDLIARGITTARFVDKAANRSDVTYSYYVRSSDMSLNLSEASEKVSASPTGISPRLVYFDFEQDTSDSSGNANDLEPSSDAGYVVGKNGENSLYFNGATFYANLPANVVNHDQLTISTWVYWTGSSDEQRVFDFSDGEGSGLSFTPKSAAGGSRFLIEFGELSTELLGAELPSSSWTHVAVTMDGSRAALYLNGVLADSADSSLKPSEINPFLNYLGKGSSSTATLFAGRLDDFQMYGFAVPAEDIPALAELEVPAPPSPEAVYEQGEVFLIWPAITGASDYVISRSASADGVFEIIDTVSESWYTDSSIIGGQSYYYLVLASNSVGESSGVEALLVETVPPAETWRMEHFGVSESLGDAADLADPDGDGVVNLLERAFGGDPLVPDVSVSPRIDSSQPMLSLLYRISTAATDLEIVVEASSGLEGDWTESEGVTETIETFEGVELLRHSKTLNEGESVLLRVGVKER, from the coding sequence ATGAAAACCTCAAACAGACAAATAAGTCCTTTTCGCCCGAAAATCGTTTTAGGTCGGAAAGCTATTCGAAAACTTGCGTCGCCGGTTTTGGCCTTGGCACTTGCATCTGTATCCGTCGCTCAGGACCGGACTGTGTTGTTCGATGTGGATGCTGAAGGTGAGGCTAAGCGTATCGAAACTTGGGGTTTGGATACGGCGTGGCTTGATGCTGGTAATGTGATTCGGGGAGTCGAGTTCATGGGGAAGCCACAGGTCGATGTGATCCGGTTTTCCTTCACGGGAGATAGGGCGTTGGTAAATGGTGACCTTGAGTCTTCCCGACAGGCCGAATTCGATGAACGTATGCGAATCGTAGATACTTACACCGAATCCGATACAGAGCTGTATTTCAATAACGACTCGGACGGAATCGACTCATACTTTCAAGGTACAAATGGTGTTGAACCAGAGCGTTGGGTAGAACTGATCGATCTTACGCGAAGGAAGGCGGAAGCTGCAGGAAGGACTGTTGTTTCGGTGGCTCCATTTAATGAACCAGATCTCTTGGAAAACAATCTGGGTACCGTTGATAGTTTGAAGGAGATATGTGAGATAATAAAAAATGATACCCGCTACAAAGACGAGTGGTCCGATATCCGTCTAAGTGGAGGGAATACGCTTAACAATGACCTCGCAATCGCATGGTACAGTCAGCTGAAGACGGTTGTCGATGAGGGGACTACCCACCAATTAGCCGGAAATTTCGATACTTATGCCGCTTTTTTTGAATACGTTTCTGAGAATGGCGGATTAGGAACAAACGACGAATTGCACAACGTCATGGAAGCCATGGTGGGTGCCGAATATGGCATGAACGCCGGCATATGGTGGGGAAGTGCCGAATATGCTCGCGGAGAGTTCGTCAAAACCAGTGATGGGCAGCGACTCGGCTATGCTGAGCATAGGACGAACTGGACCGCAGCTTCAGTTTATCGGGGTCTCGATGGCAAGGTCCAAGCATTTGTAGGTGAATCTGAGCGACAGGCTCGGCCCACCACTTATCTTTTTGTATCCAAAGATCGCGACGTTTATTTTGACGGCGTTGGTCCGCAGCGATCATATCTGGTCAGCACTACGGGAGGTACGGGTTATCAAACTGAGAATCACCACAACGCGGAGCGCGTGGTGCACGTGACTTGGGGAGAGGATATCCAACCTGAAATTGCAGGACGCTATACCCTGGTCAATCGCCACAGTGGAATGGTATTGGAGGTGGCTGGAGGAAGTACGGAAAATGGAGCCAACTTTCAGCAAGGCGAAGCCAATTATGAAGCCTACCAGTCTTGGCTAGTTAACCGAGTCCCTAAGACGGTGGGAGGTGACTGGACCTATTTTTCAATCAAACCCTACCACGCCAGTGAGAAAACGGGTGATGTTTGGAACTGGAATTTGGATGCAGGAGCGGATGTACGTCTCTATGATTATGGGGCAGGGAGCAACCAGCAATGGATTCTTGAGTACGTGGAGAATGGATACTTTACCATCCGTAGTCGCTACAGTGGAAAGTATTTGGAGGTCGCGGGCGGATCTTCGGCAGCGGGAGCGAACGTCCAGCTTGGGAATGGAAACGGAGAGGCATATCAGCAGTGGCGACTGATTCCTGCGGGAGCAATGGTCGAGTCGGATGCTCCCGTAAGCCCTGGAGGATTGACCGCGATCCAGCAATCTGCCTCTGTCCGTCTCGAATGGTTAGCGAATACAGAGTCTGACCTAAAAGGGTACAATGTCTACCGCTCTACTGATCCAGATTCTGGATATGATCTAATTGCTCGAGGCATTACCACAGCTCGTTTTGTAGATAAGGCGGCAAACCGTAGCGATGTCACATACTCCTATTACGTTCGCAGTTCGGACATGTCGCTTAATCTTTCAGAGGCCTCGGAAAAAGTTTCTGCCAGTCCAACAGGTATTTCTCCTCGTTTGGTTTACTTCGACTTCGAGCAGGATACTTCCGACAGCTCTGGAAACGCCAACGATTTGGAACCAAGTTCCGACGCAGGTTACGTGGTTGGGAAAAATGGTGAAAACTCCCTCTATTTCAACGGCGCTACTTTCTACGCGAACCTCCCAGCTAATGTGGTGAACCACGACCAGCTTACTATTTCTACTTGGGTCTACTGGACGGGTAGCTCCGATGAGCAAAGAGTATTCGATTTTTCTGACGGAGAAGGTTCTGGGCTTAGTTTCACGCCGAAGTCTGCTGCGGGAGGATCGCGCTTCTTGATAGAGTTCGGTGAGCTTTCTACCGAACTGCTGGGAGCAGAGCTACCCAGCTCCAGTTGGACGCACGTTGCGGTGACTATGGACGGCTCGCGGGCTGCTCTTTACCTAAATGGAGTCCTCGCCGATTCTGCGGATAGTTCTCTTAAGCCTTCGGAAATCAATCCCTTCCTCAACTACCTCGGAAAGGGTTCCTCTAGTACTGCGACACTCTTTGCGGGGCGTTTGGATGATTTCCAGATGTACGGTTTTGCCGTCCCTGCCGAAGATATCCCAGCATTAGCTGAACTTGAGGTACCCGCCCCTCCGAGCCCGGAGGCAGTTTATGAACAAGGGGAGGTTTTTCTTATTTGGCCCGCGATAACGGGTGCAAGCGATTACGTGATATCACGTTCGGCCTCTGCGGACGGAGTGTTCGAGATTATAGACACTGTATCCGAAAGTTGGTACACCGATTCATCGATTATTGGAGGGCAGAGCTACTACTACCTTGTCTTAGCGTCAAATTCGGTTGGTGAGAGCTCGGGCGTAGAAGCTCTGCTGGTCGAGACTGTACCTCCCGCCGAAACGTGGAGAATGGAGCATTTCGGAGTTTCGGAAAGTTTGGGAGACGCTGCGGATCTGGCGGATCCGGATGGTGATGGAGTCGTGAACCTCCTCGAGCGTGCTTTTGGCGGAGATCCCTTGGTACCTGACGTAAGCGTTTCGCCGCGCATCGATTCTTCGCAACCGATGCTCAGCTTGCTTTATAGAATCTCGACCGCCGCCACGGACCTTGAGATTGTAGTGGAAGCGTCTTCTGGCTTGGAGGGAGATTGGACGGAATCCGAGGGTGTAACCGAAACGATCGAGACGTTCGAAGGCGTGGAGCTCTTACGCCACAGCAAGACCTTAAATGAAGGGGAATCCGTGTTACTCCGAGTCGGGGTGAAGGAACGTTGA
- a CDS encoding TonB-dependent receptor plug domain-containing protein, with translation MSRFKTKNRRRTSSLPSYLACLGVLSVAPATLFAQVPALGETDEEEEEEVFELSPFEVSGEDVVGYMATSSLAGSRLNTELRDIAAAVQAITPEFMKDIGANDLQKLLVYTTNTEIAGIEGNFYGGDAWDKGHARDMLIEPHRTTRIRGLNSADITRDFFPSDIPIDWYSLSRVDISRGPNSILFGLGSPAGLINNTLKTPVMGESSKTFEVRVDNYGSVRTSVDIDQTIIPGELGVRVSALNNNGKFRQEGTFNDDRRIFAAIRWQPKTGDGIFTQIDANGEWGRIDANRPMANTPADFLSNWYGATNRNLVLNDEYWTDPGDAEGLDGFAAHEAVYGAQSIGGQLWDDHPVSFYSDPTSSAVGGANMPDAMMLRGWMNVNGGGWGSYVGLTNPNWELWNPNHEKNSAAYYAGNSVMTGIINDYESLTGNTFSGFGQGLWPTQMIIDGPIAELVREQNFVGPNKSEFNNFETFNVVATQTYFDNRLGWNVAYNKQDYRSGYTNEMEGLWGGNIISIDINESLRNGEGDNPNVGRLFTIGEGRGGIYQKTRENWRATVFGEVNAEDFLESDSTLATILGKHTFTGVVSSQKYENFDRSFALYRWDEPFSEALNWGSPGYATWRGIHYLSDSMLDTTSMDQITGLSGVTVMQNPEMYQTVLGTTQDDEGAWSWGLNDYGLLSYKTDLDKLYDGASQGYDTTDSKVFVWQGDMLNGAIVPIFGWREDEYERWNKPSPSVIDGMEYGRVPGYNNVVPYSENWVYDADRRAPILAKAQRRSWSVALHGKELMEMFGGELPKGMDITLLYNDSSSFRPSDVASDVYGRQEANPSGETEDLSLLVSAFEDKLSLRVTKYKTLQQNTPFIGDAPAFNRNKAILGRVMDGMMWEIAPQWGGLPSEGGTPAADRYQPTPEWLVNKWMFGEGNYDSTIANEPLPADWRDNPDIMNQPLRIRASAVPGSATYVAQGDINPDLDLAYVAPPLSDEEIAYRSEWFRARTDAEWSRPVDQTFWDAMNFERIEAAWGGFWEISAWEVPDSSRSLNDLESTGIEYEITANPAPNWRISFNASKAEAVRSNVLNSWTEYIESSMDFWFDGGYSLYDTPAMDYWSFQGFYDIPESPGVELGGSGRLGTGYGADILAKYYQARATEQQLVNELREWHFNMVTNYTFADGKFKGLGLGGAYRWMSESNLGYYPKFDADANAWVNDLNNPIKGSSEDYVDAWVSYEKDLGNGKTWSIQLNVYDIFAQDELIPVQANPDGTIAQVRIPGETSWAITNTIRF, from the coding sequence ATGAGTAGATTCAAAACTAAGAATAGACGCAGAACCTCCTCGTTGCCGAGCTACCTCGCATGTCTAGGCGTTCTTTCCGTTGCTCCCGCTACCCTATTCGCGCAAGTGCCGGCCTTGGGAGAAACGGACGAAGAAGAAGAGGAAGAAGTATTCGAGCTTTCTCCATTCGAAGTGTCTGGCGAAGACGTAGTTGGCTATATGGCTACCTCGTCCCTTGCTGGTTCCCGACTCAACACGGAACTTCGAGATATCGCTGCTGCGGTCCAGGCTATTACCCCCGAGTTCATGAAGGACATCGGCGCCAACGATCTGCAGAAGCTTCTCGTTTACACGACCAATACTGAAATTGCTGGTATCGAAGGAAACTTTTACGGCGGCGACGCGTGGGATAAGGGCCACGCTCGTGACATGCTGATCGAACCGCACCGCACCACGCGTATCCGTGGTTTGAATAGCGCTGACATCACCAGAGACTTTTTCCCTTCTGACATTCCTATCGATTGGTACAGCTTGTCTCGAGTAGATATCAGCCGTGGTCCAAACTCGATTCTCTTCGGATTGGGCAGTCCCGCGGGTCTGATCAACAACACGCTCAAGACTCCGGTCATGGGTGAAAGCAGCAAAACCTTTGAGGTGCGTGTCGACAACTATGGTTCGGTTCGTACTTCGGTTGACATTGATCAGACGATCATCCCGGGCGAGTTGGGCGTTAGAGTATCTGCCCTTAATAACAACGGAAAATTCCGTCAGGAAGGCACTTTCAATGACGACCGTCGCATTTTTGCGGCGATTCGCTGGCAGCCAAAGACAGGTGATGGAATCTTCACCCAGATTGATGCCAACGGCGAGTGGGGCCGAATCGATGCCAACCGTCCGATGGCCAATACTCCAGCGGACTTCCTTTCGAACTGGTACGGAGCGACAAATCGCAATCTTGTATTGAATGATGAATACTGGACTGATCCGGGCGATGCGGAAGGCCTCGATGGCTTCGCTGCACACGAAGCAGTCTATGGCGCTCAATCTATTGGTGGACAGCTTTGGGATGACCATCCGGTGTCATTTTACTCCGATCCTACAAGTTCCGCTGTAGGTGGTGCAAACATGCCTGACGCGATGATGCTTCGCGGTTGGATGAACGTCAATGGCGGCGGCTGGGGTAGCTATGTCGGCCTGACGAATCCAAACTGGGAACTCTGGAACCCGAATCACGAGAAAAACTCGGCGGCGTACTATGCTGGTAATTCGGTCATGACGGGTATCATCAATGACTACGAATCCCTAACCGGAAACACCTTCTCTGGTTTTGGACAAGGACTCTGGCCAACCCAGATGATCATCGATGGACCAATCGCAGAATTGGTACGAGAACAGAATTTCGTAGGGCCAAACAAGTCCGAGTTCAACAACTTCGAGACTTTCAACGTTGTGGCAACCCAGACCTATTTCGACAATCGCTTGGGTTGGAATGTAGCTTACAATAAGCAAGACTATCGCTCTGGATACACCAATGAGATGGAAGGTCTATGGGGAGGAAACATCATCTCCATCGACATCAACGAATCGTTGCGTAACGGCGAGGGAGACAACCCTAACGTGGGACGCCTGTTCACCATCGGCGAAGGTCGCGGAGGTATCTACCAAAAAACTCGTGAAAACTGGCGTGCCACCGTGTTTGGCGAAGTAAACGCAGAGGACTTCCTCGAGTCGGACAGCACTCTCGCCACCATCCTGGGTAAGCACACCTTTACCGGAGTTGTATCCTCTCAGAAATACGAAAACTTCGATCGCAGCTTTGCCCTCTATCGTTGGGATGAACCATTCAGCGAAGCGCTAAATTGGGGCTCACCTGGCTATGCAACTTGGAGAGGTATTCACTACTTGAGCGACAGCATGCTCGACACCACTTCCATGGACCAGATCACCGGTCTGTCAGGTGTAACTGTCATGCAGAATCCAGAGATGTATCAAACTGTTTTGGGTACCACTCAAGACGATGAAGGAGCTTGGTCTTGGGGGCTTAACGACTACGGACTCTTGTCCTACAAGACCGATCTCGACAAGCTCTATGACGGAGCTAGCCAAGGCTACGACACCACTGACTCCAAGGTTTTTGTTTGGCAGGGCGATATGCTGAATGGAGCGATCGTGCCGATCTTCGGATGGCGCGAGGACGAGTATGAGCGTTGGAACAAGCCTTCTCCTTCCGTGATCGACGGAATGGAATACGGACGCGTTCCAGGCTACAACAACGTTGTTCCTTACAGTGAAAACTGGGTCTACGACGCTGACCGCAGAGCTCCTATCTTGGCTAAGGCTCAACGCCGTAGCTGGAGTGTCGCTCTCCACGGTAAAGAGTTGATGGAAATGTTTGGTGGCGAACTGCCAAAGGGCATGGACATCACCTTGCTCTACAACGATTCCAGCAGCTTCCGTCCTTCAGACGTAGCTAGTGACGTCTACGGTCGCCAAGAGGCTAATCCATCTGGAGAGACTGAAGACTTGAGTCTCTTGGTTTCCGCGTTCGAAGATAAGCTTTCGCTCCGCGTCACCAAGTATAAGACCTTGCAGCAGAACACTCCGTTTATCGGTGATGCTCCAGCCTTCAACCGAAACAAGGCTATCTTGGGTCGTGTTATGGACGGTATGATGTGGGAAATCGCTCCGCAGTGGGGTGGCTTGCCATCAGAGGGAGGAACTCCTGCAGCGGACCGTTACCAGCCAACTCCTGAATGGTTGGTTAACAAGTGGATGTTTGGGGAAGGTAACTATGATTCCACTATCGCCAATGAGCCGCTTCCAGCAGACTGGCGGGACAATCCAGATATCATGAACCAGCCACTGCGTATTCGTGCCTCGGCGGTTCCAGGTTCTGCGACTTACGTAGCTCAGGGTGATATCAATCCTGATCTCGATCTTGCTTATGTTGCACCTCCTCTAAGCGACGAAGAAATCGCTTACCGTTCAGAGTGGTTCCGAGCGCGTACCGATGCTGAGTGGTCACGTCCAGTTGACCAAACTTTTTGGGATGCGATGAACTTTGAACGAATCGAAGCGGCTTGGGGTGGTTTCTGGGAAATTTCCGCATGGGAAGTACCTGACTCCTCTCGCAGCTTGAACGATCTGGAGTCCACTGGTATCGAGTACGAAATCACCGCGAATCCAGCTCCAAACTGGCGTATCTCCTTCAATGCTTCCAAGGCTGAGGCCGTTCGGTCAAACGTTCTGAACTCCTGGACCGAGTACATTGAGAGTAGCATGGATTTCTGGTTCGATGGCGGGTACTCACTCTATGACACACCTGCCATGGACTACTGGTCCTTTCAAGGCTTCTACGACATCCCCGAATCTCCAGGTGTTGAATTGGGCGGATCCGGTCGTCTCGGAACTGGTTACGGCGCGGACATCCTCGCTAAGTACTACCAAGCCCGCGCTACCGAGCAGCAGCTCGTAAACGAACTCAGAGAGTGGCACTTCAACATGGTCACCAACTACACCTTCGCGGACGGCAAGTTCAAGGGCTTGGGTCTGGGCGGTGCTTATCGTTGGATGAGCGAGTCTAACCTAGGCTACTATCCTAAGTTCGACGCGGACGCCAACGCTTGGGTCAACGATCTCAACAACCCAATCAAGGGCTCTTCTGAAGACTACGTTGACGCATGGGTTTCCTACGAAAAGGATCTCGGCAACGGTAAGACTTGGTCGATTCAGCTGAACGTCTATGACATCTTCGCTCAGGATGAACTGATTCCAGTGCAGGCGAATCCAGACGGAACCATCGCCCAGGTGCGTATCCCAGGTGAAACCTCTTGGGCTATCACCAACACCATCCGTTTCTAA